A DNA window from Paralichthys olivaceus isolate ysfri-2021 chromosome 11, ASM2471397v2, whole genome shotgun sequence contains the following coding sequences:
- the LOC109630065 gene encoding extracellular calcium-sensing receptor-like codes for MIFAIEEINKQSALLPNITLGYRILNSCASPTNTLRAALTLASGAEEMKSTSPCPPAVSALIAESGSSQSLAVAGTLGPFQVPIVSYFSTCACLSDRAKYPTFFRTIPSDYFQAKALAALVKRFGWQWIGTIQSDNDYGRNGILAFTEEVRKLGVCIAFVGTILRTYTMDKILDVVEMIKQSTVKVILAFVPEGDFYPLMKEVVKQNITGIQWIASEAWITAARPSTPEIYRAFGGALGFVVQKMAIPNLKPFLTGISPHVDPSAAFVKNFWEVMVGCQPALPGEHTGSKATNEMCTGNETLLYSQHVFFDVTQLRVSYNVYKAVYAIAHALHELVFCQLAGKPGGKPMMPCLNVSEIQPKQVTDHLQRVYFRNQFGDDVFFNENGDPPASYDIINWQLRDGHVQHVTVGHFASAANGDYKLSIQEEEIMWRIGEMVPTSVCSNICPVGTRKAQIKGKPSCCFDCIPCADGTIANSTGAADCTQCPQDFWSSERKDTCIPKTVEFLTYYEPLGIAITVVSLLGAFLSVATLVVFIQHRETPVIKASNAELSCFLLFSLFLCFLCPLTFIGRPTVWTCMLRHTAFGLTFALCISCVLGKTIVVVMAFKATFPGNQVAGKFGPAQQRIIVCSCTFIQILICILWLKLNPPFPDMVFRYSNKKIVLECNTGSEAAFYAVLGYIGLLAIICLVLAFLARKLPDNFNEAKFITFSMLIFCAVWITFIPAYVSSPGKFTVAVETFAILSSAFGLFICIFAPKCYIILIKPEKNTKKHVMAKNLNKKILV; via the exons ATGATATTTGCAATTGAAGAAATTAACAAACAATCTGCTCTCCTGCCAAACATCACTCTTGGCTACAGGATCCTTAACTCTTGTGCATCTCCCACAAACACGTTACGTGCTGCACTAACACTGGCCAGTGGAGCCGAGGAGATGAAATCAACCTCTCCTTGTCCCCCGGCTGTATCTGCTCTCATAGCAGAGTCTGGATCTTCTCAGTCCTTAGCTGTGGCTGGAACTCTCGGACCATTTCAAGTGCCAATA GTGAGTTACTTCTCGACATGTGCCTGCCTGAGTGACAGAGCTAAATACCCCACGTTTTTTCGGACAATCCCCAGCGATTACTTCCAGGCCAAAGCTTTGGCAGCTCTGGTCAAACGTTTTGGTTGGCAGTGGATTGGCACCATACAGTCAGACAATGACTATGGCCGGAATGGGATCCTGGCTTTCACTGAGGAGGTTAGGAAGCTCGGGGTTTGTATCGCATTTGTCGGGACAATTCTACGCACATACACTATGGATAAGATTCTGGATGTTGTGGAAATGATCAAGCAGTCAACAGTTAAAGTCATTCTGGCTTTTGTTCCTGAGGGGGACTTCTATCCCTTGATGAAAGAGGTAGTGAAACAGAATATCACTGGAATTCAGTGGATTGCTAGTGAGGCCTGGATAACGGCAGCTCGACCCTCCACGCCTGAAATCTACCGAGCTTTCGGTGGAGCCCTGGGATTTGTGGTGCAGAAGATGGCCATCCCGAATCTCAAACCATTTCTCACAGGCATCAGCCCTCATGTAGACCCGAGTGCAGCCTTCGTGAAGAATTTCTGGGAGGTTATGGTGGGCTGTCAACCCGCTTTACCCGGTGAACACACAGGATCCAAGGCAACGAATGAAATGTGCACAGGCAATGAGACATTATTATATTCCCAGCATGTGTTCTTTGATGTCACACAGCTCAGAGTGTCCTACAATGTGTATAAAGCAGTCTATGCCATTGCTCATGCCCTGCATGAGCTGGTGTTCTGCCAACTAGCCGGTAAACCAGGAGGAAAACCGATGATGCCGTGTTTGAATGTGTCAGAAATTCAGCCTAAACAG GTCACTGATCACCTGCAAAGGGTATATTTCAGAAATCAGTTCGGGGACGACGTGTTCTTCAATGAGAATGGCGACCCTCCAGCTTCATATGACATAATCAACTGGCAGCTGAGAGACGGCCATGTGCAACATGTGACAGTGGGTCATTTTGCATCTGCTGCCAATGGTGATTATAAGCTCAGCATCCAGGAGGAAGAGATAATGTGGAGGATAGGGGAGATG GTTCCCACATCAGTGTGCTCTAATATTTGTCCTGTGGGAACAAGGAAAGctcaaattaaaggaaaacCCTCCTGCTGCTTTGATTGTATCCCCTGTGCTGATGGGACTATTGCCAACTCAACAG GTGCAGCAGACTGCACACAGTGTCCACAGGACTTCTGGTCCAGCGAGAGGAAAGACACATGCATTCCCAAAACAGTTGAATTCCTGACCTATTACGAGCCATTGGGAATAGCTATCACGGTTGTATCCCTGCTGGGAGCCTTCCTGTCTGTGGCCACGCTGGTGGTTTTCATCCAGCACAGAGAAACCCCAGTGATAAAGGCCAGCAACgctgagctgagctgcttcctgctgttctctcttttcctgtgtttcctctgtccCCTCACTTTCATCGGCAGGCCCACGGTCTGGACATGCATGCTCCGCCACACAGCTTTCGGCTTGACGTTTGCGCTCTGCATTTCCTGCGTCTTAGGAAAAACAATTGTCGTCGTCATGGCTTTCAAAGCCACGTTTCCTGGCAACCAGGTAGCAGGAAAGTTTGGTCCTGCGCAGCAAAGAATCATAGTTTGCTCCTGCACTTTCATTCAGATTTTGATTTGTATATTGTGGCTTAAGTTAAATCCCCCTTTCCCAGACATGGTTTTCAGATACAGCAATAAGAAGATTGTTTTGGAGTGTAACACAGGCTCTGAAGCTGCTTTCTACGCAGTGCTGGGATATATCGGGCTCCTCGCAATAATTTGTCTGGTCCTGGCATTTCTAGCCAGAAAGTTACCTGACAACTTCAATGAAGCGAAATTCATCACATTCAGTATGTTGATATTCTGTGCGGTCTGGATCACCTTCATCCCAGCATACGTCAGCTCTCCTGGAAAGTTCACTGTAGCTGTGGAAACCTTTGCAATTTTGTCTTCAGCATTTGGTTTGTTCATTTGTATCTTTGCACCTAAATGCTACATAATATTGATCAAACCAGAGAAAAACACCAAGAAACATGTCATGGCAAAAAATCTGAACAAGAAAATATTGGTTTGA